From Toxorhynchites rutilus septentrionalis strain SRP chromosome 2, ASM2978413v1, whole genome shotgun sequence, a single genomic window includes:
- the LOC129764364 gene encoding platelet glycoprotein V-like yields MLKVRLISLLASILIICVTIVTSKNYKCTVVNEAGFCFLENVVLNDSYSMKTLEVPKHPILLIKSGSIPHFTKEIYAHMPAVRLLHMYNNTGIRKLLVASSNLTEINLQRNGLLEFDIEPVENSVLKTLTIVHNAITIIPKNIRFLEGLEKLYLYNNSIEYVDLELFENATSLKVLSLYDNKIKTLDSRVDLRFVNLQTLSLSKNKLAFIPYFFEAFPLLNAISLRKNPWNCRWLESAMSHIEQRRIQIARKDALCRDRWVGDICCYKTVMDFVLHLQQEQTGKDREELRAVAQQSQTLKHLLEQLSDSVHKLEVASNKN; encoded by the exons ATGCTGAAGGTCCGGTTGATTTC GCTGCTCGCTAGCATCTTGATAATTTGTGTCACGATCGTGACATCCAAGAACTACAAATGCACTGTCGTCAACGAAGCCGGTTTCTGCTTCCTGGAAAACGTTGTTCTGAACGATTCGTACAGTATGAAAACCCTCGAGGTTCCCAAGCACCCGATTTTGCTGATAAAATCCGGCTCAATTCCACACTTCACTAAGGAAATCTACGCCCATATGCCAGCGGTTCGCCTTCTGCATATGTACAATAACACTGGTATCCGGAAGCTACTGGTCGCGAGCAGCAACCTCACCGAGATTAACCTGCAGCGAAACGGATTGCTGGAATTCGATATAGAACCAGTGGAAAATAGCGTGCtgaaaacgctaaccattgtcCACAATGCCATCACGATCATTCCCAAAAACATCCGCTTTCTGGAGGGTTTGGAGAAGTTATACCTCTACAACAATTCCATCGAGTACGTGGATTTGGAGCTGTTCGAGAACGCGACCTCCCTCAAAGTGCTCTCGCTCTACGACAACAAGATCAAGACGCTCGATTCTCGGGTGGACCTCCGCTTCGTTAACCTTCAGACTCTTTCGCTGAGCAAGAACAAGCTGGCGTTCATTCCGTACTTCTTCGAGGCCTTCCCCCTGCTGAACGCCATCTCACTTCGCAAGAATCCCTGGAACTGCCGCTGGCTCGAGTCGGCGATGAGTCACATCGAGCAGCGACGGATTCAGATCGCTCGCAAGGATGCCCTCTGCCGGGATCGTTGGGTCGGGGACATCTGCTGCTACAAAACGGTGATGGATTTCGTGCTGCATCTTCAGCAGGAACAAACAGGCAAAGATCGGGAGGAGCTCCGTGCGGTGGCCCAACAGAGCCAGACTCTCAAGCATCTGCTCGAGCAGTTGAGTGACAGTGTGCACAAATTGGAAGTGGCAAGCAATAAAAATTGA